A region of Planococcus sp. MSAK28401 DNA encodes the following proteins:
- a CDS encoding LTA synthase family protein has product MLTKNHNPYYLLAIAIVATWLKTYAVYQIGFSITIDNAMQEFILFLSPLSFLLFVYGASLFIKKTKLRHAYLLAFAAISSIVLYANVAFYRFFTDFITLPVLFQTNNFGDLGSSAAASIYFSDILYFADVIVIFLAIQFLPVKAVQAKVPARRKSYFVLSAAVLFLNLGLAEAERPQLLTRSFDREMLVKNLGVYNYHLYDVYIQSKSQAQRAFADSSELTEVNSHVRTQQVEPSEDMNGIAEGKNLIVVTLESLQSFTINEQMNGETITPFLNSLTEDEDTIYFPNFYHQTGLGKTADSEFLLENSLYPLGGSAAFFTHAGNTYHSMAEKLGDNGYSTNVQHANNKSFWNRDMMYESLGIDEFLDIQSYEVGEGQAVNWGMKDIPFFKQSVQHMTDMPQPFYSRMITLTNHHPFTLDPEDKLIEEFDSNSGTLNRYFQTTRYLDEAVKELFQELKDNGLYEDSIIVLYGDHYGISENHNAAMAQYLGRDITPYESAQLQRVPFFVHIPGYGEGYTDEEIGGQIDMRPTLLNMLGVDSATDVQFGSDLFAEDHEEFVIFRDGRLVTEDYVYAGNTCYENGTGEVIDQGFCEPYVEEAFEEIGYSDALINGDLLRFYNEETGKLLEPE; this is encoded by the coding sequence ATATTGACTAAAAACCATAATCCATACTACCTGCTTGCCATTGCGATTGTCGCCACATGGCTGAAAACGTATGCCGTCTATCAAATTGGCTTTTCCATCACGATCGATAATGCGATGCAGGAATTCATCTTATTCCTAAGCCCGCTGAGTTTCCTGCTGTTTGTCTACGGCGCTTCTTTATTCATCAAAAAAACGAAGCTGCGCCATGCATATTTGCTCGCTTTTGCCGCTATCAGTTCCATTGTGCTCTATGCGAACGTCGCATTTTACCGATTTTTCACAGATTTCATCACCTTGCCGGTCCTTTTCCAAACGAATAATTTTGGCGATCTCGGATCCAGCGCAGCGGCGAGCATCTACTTCAGCGACATCCTTTATTTCGCTGATGTCATCGTCATCTTCTTGGCCATTCAGTTTCTTCCGGTTAAGGCAGTTCAAGCAAAAGTTCCTGCCCGGCGAAAATCGTATTTCGTGTTGTCAGCAGCTGTCCTGTTCTTGAATTTGGGGCTTGCTGAAGCGGAAAGGCCACAGCTATTGACAAGAAGTTTTGACCGTGAAATGCTCGTGAAAAACCTCGGCGTCTATAATTACCATCTCTACGATGTCTATATTCAATCGAAATCCCAAGCCCAGCGCGCTTTTGCCGACAGCTCGGAACTCACTGAAGTGAACAGCCATGTCCGTACCCAACAAGTTGAACCTTCGGAAGACATGAACGGCATCGCCGAAGGAAAAAACTTGATCGTCGTGACCTTGGAATCGTTGCAGAGTTTCACCATCAATGAACAGATGAATGGCGAAACGATCACACCATTTTTGAATAGCTTGACGGAAGATGAAGATACGATTTACTTCCCAAACTTCTATCACCAAACCGGGCTCGGCAAGACCGCTGACTCGGAGTTCCTGTTGGAAAATTCCTTGTACCCGCTTGGCGGCAGCGCAGCCTTTTTCACGCATGCCGGAAACACTTACCATTCGATGGCCGAAAAACTCGGAGATAACGGCTACTCGACGAATGTCCAGCATGCCAATAACAAAAGCTTCTGGAATCGCGATATGATGTACGAATCCTTGGGAATCGATGAGTTCCTTGATATCCAGAGCTACGAAGTCGGTGAAGGGCAAGCGGTCAATTGGGGCATGAAGGATATCCCTTTCTTCAAGCAATCCGTCCAGCACATGACAGACATGCCACAGCCTTTCTATAGCCGGATGATCACCTTGACCAACCACCATCCGTTCACCTTGGACCCTGAAGATAAACTGATTGAAGAATTCGATTCCAATTCCGGAACCCTCAACCGCTATTTCCAGACGACGCGCTATCTCGATGAAGCGGTGAAGGAATTGTTCCAGGAACTGAAAGACAATGGCTTGTACGAAGACTCGATTATCGTTCTTTACGGCGACCATTACGGCATCTCTGAAAATCATAATGCCGCAATGGCGCAGTATCTAGGGCGTGACATAACCCCTTACGAATCGGCGCAGCTCCAACGCGTGCCGTTCTTTGTCCACATCCCGGGATACGGCGAAGGATACACCGATGAAGAAATTGGCGGACAAATTGATATGCGCCCCACCCTCTTGAATATGCTGGGCGTCGATTCAGCGACTGATGTCCAATTCGGCAGCGACCTGTTTGCGGAAGACCACGAAGAGTTTGTCATCTTCAGGGACGGACGGCTAGTGACCGAAGACTATGTCTATGCTGGAAACACTTGCTATGAAAACGGCACCGGCGAGGTGATCGATCAAGGTTTCTGTGAACCGTATGTTGAAGAAGCCTTCGAAGAGATCGGCTATTCAGACGCTTTAATCAACGGCGACCTGCTGCGTTTCTATAATGAAGAAACAGGCAAGTTACTCGAACCCGAATGA